The proteins below come from a single Aerosakkonema funiforme FACHB-1375 genomic window:
- a CDS encoding cytochrome b/b6 domain-containing protein, with the protein MPQSKPYQPLLFRLLHNITSFIVIGAAITGFLVYDSWDGRFGRLGITLKNRELIDIHGTFGFFFLPILILFAIYSIRAGSQRLVQPDSLKNLTKVGKPIWWYSLQRLANTMMLVAGIFALVSGKFQDENWLPKGEMSHVWYYVHLIAWCVVVAAIAIHVLMSVKVGGAPLILSMFDLKIRPEDSPSHWPEKVKAWLRRPHL; encoded by the coding sequence ATGCCACAATCTAAACCATATCAACCCCTACTTTTCCGTTTACTGCACAACATCACTTCTTTCATTGTTATCGGTGCAGCAATTACCGGATTTTTAGTCTACGATAGTTGGGACGGTCGCTTCGGTCGCCTGGGAATAACTCTCAAAAACCGAGAATTAATCGATATTCACGGTACATTTGGGTTTTTCTTTCTGCCAATTCTGATTCTGTTTGCTATTTACAGTATCCGTGCGGGTTCGCAACGCTTAGTACAACCAGATTCATTGAAAAACTTAACGAAAGTAGGCAAACCAATCTGGTGGTACAGCTTGCAACGCCTTGCCAATACCATGATGTTAGTTGCAGGCATATTTGCTTTAGTTTCGGGTAAATTTCAGGATGAAAATTGGTTACCGAAAGGAGAAATGAGTCATGTTTGGTACTACGTTCACCTGATAGCTTGGTGTGTGGTAGTTGCAGCTATAGCTATTCATGTATTGATGAGCGTGAAAGTGGGTGGCGCACCGCTGATTCTTTCCATGTTCGATCTTAAAATTCGTCCAGAAGATAGTCCATCACATTGGCCGGAAAAAGTTAAAGCTTGGTTACGTCGTCCTCACTTATAA
- a CDS encoding leucine-rich repeat domain-containing protein, which yields MSSLEPEITKTFTCFADWCLHKDSLSKEAKHTIDLLLEIAGTSDCEEADRILSNRTELDLSSNQITDISGLSPLANLTYLYLEDNQITDISGLSTLTNLTYFNLRYNQITDISGLSPFTNLTYLNLNYNQITDISGLSTLTNLTYLNLRDNQITDIGGLSTLTNLIKLILGNNEITDISGLSPLTNLIYLDLADNQITDISGLSTLTNLTDLNLYNNKITDISGLSTLTNLTDLNLYNNKITDISGLSTLTNLTELDLTNNQITDISGLSTLTNLTILYLDNNQIRDISGLSTLTNLTELYLDNNQITDLSPLRSLIQLHYAFVYGLNLFKKYFLPQHEWQAQWLLSEENAEIRRLLVQTIGYARICQELQATELDSWREYSLLKIDSDVDVEPIYLLKMTCPSTGFIHALRVPPNMTSAREAIRWVNWGIDPSEFTVES from the coding sequence ATGTCCTCACTAGAACCAGAAATAACAAAAACCTTCACCTGCTTTGCCGATTGGTGTTTGCACAAAGACAGCCTTTCAAAAGAGGCGAAGCATACGATCGATTTGCTGTTAGAGATTGCGGGAACTTCTGATTGTGAAGAAGCCGATCGGATACTTTCAAACCGCACTGAATTGGATCTATCCAGCAATCAAATAACAGACATCAGTGGACTTTCTCCTCTCGCCAATTTGACCTACCTCTATCTCGAAGACAATCAAATAACAGACATCAGTGGACTTTCGACCCTCACCAATTTGACCTACTTCAATCTCAGGTACAATCAAATAACAGACATCAGTGGACTTTCTCCTTTCACCAATTTGACCTACCTCAATCTCAATTACAATCAAATAACAGACATCAGTGGACTTTCGACCCTCACCAATTTGACCTACCTCAATCTCAGGGACAATCAAATAACAGACATCGGTGGACTTTCGACCCTCACCAATTTGATCAAACTCATTCTCGGTAACAATGAAATAACGGATATCAGTGGACTTTCTCCCCTCACTAATTTGATCTACCTCGATCTCGCTGACAATCAAATAACAGACATCAGTGGACTTTCTACCCTCACCAATTTGACCGACCTCAATCTCTATAACAATAAAATCACAGACATCAGTGGACTTTCTACCCTCACCAATTTGACCGACCTCAATCTCTATAACAATAAAATCACAGACATCAGTGGACTTTCTACTCTCACCAATTTGACCGAACTCGATCTCACTAACAATCAAATCACAGACATCAGTGGACTTTCTACTCTCACCAATTTGACCATTCTCTATCTCGATAACAATCAAATCAGAGACATTAGTGGACTTTCTACTCTCACCAATTTGACCGAACTCTATCTCGATAACAATCAAATCACAGATCTGAGTCCATTGCGATCGCTTATTCAACTACACTATGCCTTTGTCTACGGTCTTAACTTATTCAAAAAATACTTTTTGCCTCAGCACGAGTGGCAAGCACAATGGCTTTTATCAGAAGAAAATGCCGAAATTCGCCGATTGCTAGTCCAAACTATTGGCTACGCTCGAATTTGCCAGGAATTGCAAGCAACCGAATTAGATTCTTGGCGGGAATACAGTTTATTAAAAATAGATAGCGATGTAGATGTCGAGCCAATTTATCTACTAAAAATGACTTGTCCCAGCACTGGTTTTATTCACGCCTTGCGCGTTCCACCCAATATGACATCAGCGCGTGAAGCAATTCGCTGGGTGAATTGGGGAATCGACCCGTCAGAGTTTACTGTGGAAAGCTGA
- a CDS encoding bestrophin family protein — MNRKRQSWLKAVLRLQGSVVPIVLPRVIGCGVFGIFVSILYHFRLPVDLPTLSSVIPSIVLGLLLVFRTNTAYDRFWEGRKLWGNINNSVRNLSRQIWVSVEEREPKDKNAKISALKLLVAFAVATKLLLRSEPIDNDLEGLISQSRYQKLKTMNNPPLEIAFWIEDYLQEQYEKNCLHIYQLNAMKELLNILVDCLGGCERILRTPMPLAYAIHLKQLLLLYCIFLPFSLVRDFGFFTGIIVVLISFALFGIEEMGVEIENPFGNDPNDLPLDAICVNIQRNVEDLITLTPYVRDWKTANVEDGSGKALS; from the coding sequence ATGAATAGGAAAAGGCAGTCTTGGTTAAAAGCTGTTTTACGCCTTCAAGGTTCGGTAGTTCCGATCGTATTGCCTCGCGTCATCGGATGTGGGGTTTTTGGCATTTTCGTATCTATACTTTATCATTTTAGACTGCCTGTAGATTTACCGACATTAAGTAGTGTAATTCCCAGTATTGTCTTAGGTTTATTATTGGTTTTTCGCACAAATACAGCTTACGATAGATTTTGGGAAGGCCGCAAACTTTGGGGAAATATAAACAATAGCGTGCGTAACTTATCTCGTCAAATTTGGGTATCCGTTGAAGAACGCGAACCAAAAGATAAAAATGCCAAAATCTCCGCACTAAAGTTACTGGTTGCTTTTGCAGTGGCGACTAAGTTGCTGTTAAGGTCAGAGCCGATCGACAACGATTTAGAAGGATTAATCTCCCAATCTAGGTATCAAAAGCTCAAGACTATGAACAATCCTCCTTTAGAAATTGCTTTCTGGATTGAGGATTACCTACAGGAACAATATGAAAAAAACTGCCTGCACATATATCAATTGAATGCGATGAAGGAGTTGCTGAACATTTTGGTAGATTGTTTGGGTGGATGCGAGCGGATTCTCAGAACACCGATGCCGCTGGCCTATGCGATTCACCTCAAACAATTATTATTACTTTATTGTATCTTCTTGCCATTTTCTTTGGTCAGGGATTTCGGTTTTTTTACCGGAATAATCGTAGTTTTGATTAGTTTCGCTTTGTTTGGCATTGAGGAAATGGGAGTTGAAATTGAAAATCCCTTTGGCAACGATCCCAATGACCTACCCCTAGATGCAATTTGCGTTAATATACAGCGTAATGTTGAGGATTTAATTACCCTGACTCCCTACGTAAGAGATTGGAAAACTGCAAACGTGGAGGATGGCTCTGGCAAAGCTCTCTCTTAG
- a CDS encoding FdhF/YdeP family oxidoreductase, with translation MLKKPTKTWTPAHWASWKPFGIGEQYPNNYWEVFRAIWMSLDNLPYAWEVLNKGVCDGCALGTTGMKDWTTDGIHVCNVRLRLLRMNTMSAFDPAILEDVSNLKDKRSAELRDLGRLPYPMVRKRREKGFQRVSWDEAIAIISSRICATTPDKLGFYITSRGTVNETYYATQKAVRAIGTNNIDNAARVCHSPSTSALKTSLGVAATTCSYKDWIGTDLLVFIGSNVANNQPVTVKYLHWAKKAGTKIVVINNYREPGMERYWVPSIVESALFGTKFAEDFFLVNVGGDIAFLNGTLKHLIENNWIDEKFIKDYTTNFDELKATLDPQSWSELERLSGATRDEMYAFAKMVGEAHKAVFVWSMGITQHECGEDNVRAIINLALTKGFVGREGCGLMPIRGHSGVQGGAEMGCYSTVLPGGKPITPENAAELSKIWGFEVPTSKGMTAPETIDAAYENNLDVLFSVGGNFLEVLPDPEYVEAALQRVPLRVHMDIVLSSQMLLEPADTVVLLPATTRYEVTGGVTETTTERRVIFSPEIPGHRIGEARPEWQVFMELARRIRPEIADKIYFDGTSAIREEIALVIPQYAGIQHLQEAGDQFQYGGSHLCFGWHFPTRDGKAHFAPLSLPERELPDGCFLVTTRRGKQFNSMVQERKDAITGAVRDAVLMSGEDAEKLGLKDGDAVVLKNDLGELRGKVYIATVKPGNLQIHWPEGNVLLDKKKRSPASGIPDYNALVTLEKL, from the coding sequence ATGTTAAAAAAACCGACAAAAACATGGACTCCCGCACATTGGGCAAGTTGGAAACCATTCGGCATTGGCGAACAATATCCCAACAATTATTGGGAAGTTTTTCGAGCAATTTGGATGAGTCTAGACAATCTGCCTTATGCTTGGGAAGTCCTCAACAAAGGTGTGTGCGATGGTTGCGCTTTAGGCACCACCGGGATGAAAGATTGGACAACAGATGGTATCCACGTTTGCAATGTGCGTTTGCGCTTGTTGCGGATGAACACGATGTCAGCTTTCGATCCGGCAATTTTAGAAGATGTTTCTAATTTAAAAGATAAGCGCAGTGCAGAGTTGCGCGATTTGGGACGCTTGCCTTATCCGATGGTGCGGAAACGGCGAGAAAAGGGTTTTCAACGGGTAAGTTGGGATGAGGCGATCGCAATTATCAGTTCGCGCATTTGTGCCACTACACCCGACAAACTCGGTTTCTACATCACCAGTCGCGGAACTGTCAACGAAACTTATTACGCAACACAGAAAGCCGTGAGAGCGATCGGCACAAATAATATTGACAACGCTGCCCGCGTATGCCACTCTCCCAGCACATCTGCACTGAAAACATCGCTCGGTGTAGCCGCGACAACTTGCTCTTATAAAGATTGGATCGGTACGGATTTGTTAGTCTTCATTGGCTCAAATGTGGCCAACAATCAGCCCGTCACCGTTAAATATCTTCACTGGGCAAAGAAAGCAGGTACTAAAATAGTTGTCATCAACAATTATCGGGAACCGGGAATGGAAAGGTACTGGGTTCCTTCGATTGTGGAAAGTGCTTTATTCGGAACTAAATTTGCCGAGGATTTCTTTTTGGTGAATGTGGGCGGGGATATTGCCTTTCTCAATGGCACGCTGAAACACTTAATCGAAAATAACTGGATTGACGAAAAATTTATTAAAGATTATACCACAAACTTCGACGAATTAAAAGCAACTCTCGATCCGCAATCTTGGTCAGAATTAGAGCGACTTTCCGGCGCTACCCGCGATGAAATGTACGCCTTCGCTAAAATGGTAGGAGAAGCACACAAAGCTGTATTTGTTTGGAGTATGGGAATTACTCAACACGAGTGCGGCGAAGATAACGTGCGTGCCATCATTAATTTAGCTTTAACTAAAGGTTTCGTCGGTCGAGAAGGATGCGGTTTAATGCCAATTCGGGGTCACTCCGGCGTGCAGGGTGGCGCGGAAATGGGATGCTACTCAACTGTTTTGCCAGGGGGTAAACCCATCACTCCTGAAAATGCCGCCGAGTTGAGTAAAATTTGGGGTTTTGAAGTACCGACATCCAAGGGAATGACTGCACCGGAAACGATCGATGCTGCTTATGAAAATAACTTAGATGTGTTGTTTTCGGTGGGAGGCAATTTTCTAGAAGTTTTACCAGATCCGGAATATGTGGAAGCAGCTTTGCAGCGTGTTCCTCTGCGCGTACATATGGATATTGTTCTCTCTTCTCAAATGTTACTCGAACCTGCGGATACGGTCGTTTTGTTACCTGCAACTACTCGCTACGAAGTGACTGGCGGAGTAACAGAAACCACTACCGAACGGCGGGTGATTTTCAGTCCGGAAATACCCGGTCATCGCATTGGCGAAGCGCGTCCGGAATGGCAAGTTTTTATGGAATTGGCAAGGCGAATTCGTCCGGAAATTGCAGATAAGATATATTTTGATGGCACATCTGCGATTCGAGAAGAAATTGCTTTGGTTATTCCTCAATATGCGGGTATCCAACATTTGCAAGAAGCGGGAGATCAATTTCAGTATGGCGGTTCCCATCTCTGCTTTGGTTGGCATTTTCCGACACGGGATGGGAAAGCTCATTTTGCACCTTTATCTTTGCCGGAAAGAGAATTGCCAGATGGTTGTTTTTTAGTGACAACTCGACGCGGGAAGCAATTTAACAGTATGGTGCAAGAAAGAAAAGATGCGATTACTGGTGCAGTGCGAGATGCGGTGTTGATGAGTGGAGAAGATGCAGAAAAATTGGGTTTAAAAGATGGCGATGCAGTTGTTTTAAAGAACGATTTAGGTGAATTGCGCGGAAAAGTTTACATCGCTACTGTGAAACCGGGTAATTTGCAAATACATTGGCCGGAAGGTAATGTGTTGTTAGATAAAAAGAAGCGATCGCCTGCTTCTGGTATTCCAGATTACAATGCTTTGGTAACTCTAGAAAAATTGTAG
- a CDS encoding WD40 repeat domain-containing protein gives MDWTTPLRYQQADFVKRLSKQKALEPSMLNSEIRGCHSEMMVICGDELQTILETSQREADRIAKNPPPPPPEYNNWIDFQAQFQHDAYQYLIRERLVDAIMSARLDKLIKKVKIDPLSNIELNDEGSLRNESRFTYTLADYPTVSIQVHICDNESFTSLKKDKVRWLVTQSDIKTHKLFIFICSFFIATYHSRGRQIETLLAGFLPADQIKFSGPKTYLKPGDLLYAGGLRCYLESLNPANTPPEDRLLVPETIQQMPDRNPLITVVGGWRCLHTLIGHPDPIYSLAINPSGQILASGSRGEIRLWDMTTGKEICVLSEYPWMDSWQIDEVNSLAFSQDGQTLIGGGVDSTIKIWHIGAKDLIDILEDHKGAVRCVAFSPSGQTFASGGDDRKINLWNRRKREAFNSLSWGDSVPHSLAFSPNGQLLASGSYRKIKIWHLDEENVFGSPKAKLLHTITAHSHIVSAVLFTSVSANGMGKILISGSRDRTIKLWNIETAAMIRTLKGHTAAVFSVALCADGSTIASGSEDKTVRIWHLETGELLGTFTGHTEQVNAVIFTPDGQSLISASQDKTIKIWQRG, from the coding sequence ATGGATTGGACAACACCGCTGAGATATCAACAAGCTGACTTCGTTAAACGGCTGAGCAAGCAAAAAGCGCTAGAGCCGAGTATGCTGAATTCCGAAATCCGAGGTTGCCACAGCGAAATGATGGTAATCTGTGGCGACGAGTTACAAACAATACTGGAAACAAGCCAGCGAGAAGCTGACCGAATCGCCAAAAATCCGCCACCGCCTCCCCCAGAGTACAATAACTGGATAGATTTCCAAGCACAATTCCAGCACGACGCATACCAATACCTGATCCGAGAGCGGCTGGTCGATGCAATTATGTCGGCGCGTCTGGACAAACTAATCAAAAAAGTTAAAATTGACCCTCTCTCAAACATAGAACTGAATGATGAGGGAAGCCTACGTAATGAAAGTAGATTTACTTATACCCTGGCAGACTATCCCACAGTAAGCATTCAAGTTCACATTTGCGATAACGAAAGTTTTACCAGCCTCAAAAAAGATAAAGTCCGGTGGTTAGTAACTCAATCAGACATCAAGACTCATAAACTTTTCATCTTTATTTGTTCGTTTTTTATAGCTACCTATCACTCGCGAGGTAGGCAAATCGAAACATTATTGGCTGGTTTTTTGCCCGCAGACCAGATTAAATTCAGCGGCCCCAAAACTTACCTGAAACCAGGCGATTTGCTCTATGCTGGCGGTTTGCGATGTTATTTGGAATCGTTAAATCCCGCCAACACTCCCCCAGAAGATCGGTTGCTAGTCCCTGAAACAATTCAACAGATGCCCGATCGTAATCCTCTCATTACAGTTGTGGGCGGTTGGAGATGCTTGCATACCCTCATCGGTCATCCAGACCCAATTTATTCGCTTGCCATCAATCCATCTGGGCAAATTTTGGCTAGTGGCAGTCGCGGGGAAATCAGGCTTTGGGATATGACTACGGGTAAGGAGATTTGCGTCCTTTCAGAATATCCCTGGATGGATTCTTGGCAAATTGATGAAGTGAATTCTCTGGCTTTCAGTCAGGATGGACAAACTTTGATCGGTGGCGGTGTAGACTCAACAATTAAAATTTGGCACATCGGTGCTAAAGACTTGATCGATATTTTGGAAGACCATAAAGGTGCGGTGCGGTGCGTCGCCTTCAGTCCCAGCGGCCAAACTTTTGCCAGCGGTGGGGACGATCGCAAAATAAACTTGTGGAATCGCCGCAAGCGGGAGGCGTTTAACTCGCTTTCTTGGGGCGATAGCGTTCCTCATTCTCTCGCTTTTAGTCCCAACGGTCAATTGCTAGCTAGTGGCAGTTACCGCAAAATTAAAATATGGCATTTGGATGAGGAAAATGTGTTCGGTTCCCCGAAAGCTAAATTGCTGCACACAATTACGGCACATTCACACATTGTTAGTGCTGTGCTTTTTACTTCAGTTTCTGCTAATGGAATGGGGAAAATCTTGATCAGCGGCAGTCGCGATCGCACCATTAAACTATGGAATATAGAGACGGCGGCAATGATTCGCACGCTTAAGGGACATACCGCCGCTGTGTTTTCCGTGGCGCTTTGTGCCGATGGTAGTACGATCGCTAGTGGCAGTGAAGATAAAACTGTGAGAATTTGGCATTTGGAAACGGGAGAACTTTTAGGCACTTTTACCGGACATACCGAACAAGTTAATGCCGTTATTTTCACTCCCGATGGGCAAAGTTTGATTAGCGCGAGTCAGGATAAAACGATCAAAATTTGGCAGCGAGGTTAA